The following coding sequences lie in one Arachis hypogaea cultivar Tifrunner chromosome 9, arahy.Tifrunner.gnm2.J5K5, whole genome shotgun sequence genomic window:
- the LOC112710364 gene encoding RPM1-interacting protein 4 isoform X1: MAQRSHVPKFGNWESGENVPYTAYFDKARKDRTGTKMINPNDPEENSDLSFYNSSSDQLPPAIPGTDSEHPSGKGSKTSTHELQKSKEDTDAKPFVDSPARQASQGVGSADNRRRPSRQSTGSEYSIERSPLHRQARAPGKDSPSWEGKNSYDSSHGTPGRSRLRPANRGDETPDKGAAVPKFGEWDVSNPASADGYTHIFNQVREERQGGAGVTPGTPNQRPHFIKNQPSNDKAQCCCFWWSNK; encoded by the exons ATGGCA CAACGATCGCATGTACCAAAATTTGGCAATTGGGAAAGTGGAGAAAATGTTCCATATACAGCTTATTTTGACAAGGCTCGGAAAGATCGAACTGGCACGAAGATGATAAATCCGAATGACCCTGAGGAGAATTCGGATTTATCATTTTATAATTCATCATCTGATCAGCTACCTCCGGCCATACCCGGAACTGACTCAGAGCATCCATCTGGAAAGGGATCTAAGACATCCACACATGAGTTACAGAAGAGCAAGGAAGACACTGATGCTAAGCCTTTTGTTGACTCTCCTGCTCGTCAAGCAAGCCAGGGAGTAGGTTCTGCCGATAACCGAAGAAGACCTTCTAGACAAAGTACTGGTTCTGAGTACAGCATCGAACGTTCTCCCCTTCATCGTCAGGCCAGAGCCCCTGGAAAGGATAGTCCATCATGGGAAGGAAAGAATTCCTATGATAGCAGCCATGGAACACCAGGAAGATCCCGGTTAAGACCAGCTAATCGGGGCGATGAGACT CCTGACAAAGGAGCAGCTGTTCCGAAGTTCGGCGAGTGGGATGTTAGTAACCCTGCATCAGCTGATGGCTACACTCACATTTTCAACCAAGTGAGGGAGGAGAGACAGGGCGGAGCTGGAGTTACGCCAGGCACACCTAACCAAAGACCACACTTTATCAAGAACCAACCTAGCAATGACAAAGCACAG TGTTGCTGCTTTTGGTGGAGCAACAAATGA
- the LOC112710364 gene encoding RPM1-interacting protein 4 isoform X2 translates to MRQTLILRRQPPRVSSALHFLWILFQAWLEMAQRSHVPKFGNWESGENVPYTAYFDKARKDRTGTKMINPNDPEENSDLSFYNSSSDQLPPAIPGTDSEHPSGKGSKTSTHELQKSKEDTDAKPFVDSPARQASQGVGSADNRRRPSRQSTGSEYSIERSPLHRQARAPGKDSPSWEGKNSYDSSHGTPGRSRLRPANRGDETPDKGAAVPKFGEWDVSNPASADGYTHIFNQVREERQGGAGVTPGTPNQRPHFIKNQPSNDKAQCCCFWWSNK, encoded by the exons ATG CGTCAGACTCTGATCCTTCGCCGGCAGCCGCCACGTGTCTCTTCTGCTCTGCACTTTCTGTGGATTCTTTTCCAAGCTTGGTTAGAAATGGCA CAACGATCGCATGTACCAAAATTTGGCAATTGGGAAAGTGGAGAAAATGTTCCATATACAGCTTATTTTGACAAGGCTCGGAAAGATCGAACTGGCACGAAGATGATAAATCCGAATGACCCTGAGGAGAATTCGGATTTATCATTTTATAATTCATCATCTGATCAGCTACCTCCGGCCATACCCGGAACTGACTCAGAGCATCCATCTGGAAAGGGATCTAAGACATCCACACATGAGTTACAGAAGAGCAAGGAAGACACTGATGCTAAGCCTTTTGTTGACTCTCCTGCTCGTCAAGCAAGCCAGGGAGTAGGTTCTGCCGATAACCGAAGAAGACCTTCTAGACAAAGTACTGGTTCTGAGTACAGCATCGAACGTTCTCCCCTTCATCGTCAGGCCAGAGCCCCTGGAAAGGATAGTCCATCATGGGAAGGAAAGAATTCCTATGATAGCAGCCATGGAACACCAGGAAGATCCCGGTTAAGACCAGCTAATCGGGGCGATGAGACT CCTGACAAAGGAGCAGCTGTTCCGAAGTTCGGCGAGTGGGATGTTAGTAACCCTGCATCAGCTGATGGCTACACTCACATTTTCAACCAAGTGAGGGAGGAGAGACAGGGCGGAGCTGGAGTTACGCCAGGCACACCTAACCAAAGACCACACTTTATCAAGAACCAACCTAGCAATGACAAAGCACAG TGTTGCTGCTTTTGGTGGAGCAACAAATGA
- the LOC112708864 gene encoding transcriptional corepressor SEUSS-like has protein sequence MQPTKEVASTAANLNMLNHQQQFLRGLPLPQIPVQFQQQRNILPIYQSGVCAKKMQEFVHCQQRRPADNNIIFWKRFVAEFFAPNGKKSFCFSLYPRTKTRANFSLGGMKKCDMCKKNPVNGYEVCFDVLPRLLMVKYESGLLEEKLFTDIPREFRDPSGYIVLVCKKARRESLFHKFRVVHEGSIRIVFSPYIKICSWEFCVTCHEVFISRRHLVPNVNQIGDAISKFRDFAANNNDNNNVAAEEFQESSSKLVAVTQELAKKLEVPMLDDYSGFAKSYVRCLQLSEVGNSMKDMIDFSIRNKIGPIESLAKFPKKLRIGDHGEDQLQQQQQHQNGNHDLNNGGRNNGNTPGMQIGSSS, from the coding sequence ATGCAACCCACTAAAGAAGTAGCTTCCACTGCTGCAAATCTCAACATGTTGAACCATCAACAACAATTCTTGAGGGGTTTGCCACTACCACAAATTCCAGTGCAATTCCAACAACAAAGAAACATTCTTCCAATCTATCAATCCGGAGTTTGTGCAAAAAAGATGCAAGAATTTGTCCATTGCCAGCAGCGCCGGCCGGCCGACAACAACATTATCTTCTGGAAGAGATTTGTGGCCGAGTTTTTCGCTCCAAATGGTAAGAAGAGCTTCTGTTTCTCCTTGTATCCAAGAACAAAAACCAGAGCCAATTTTTCCCTTGGTGGTATGAAAAAATGTGATATGTGCAAGAAGAATCCTGTTAATGGCTATGAAGTGTGTTTTGATGTTCTTCCAAGGCTTTTAATGGTGAAATATGAGAGTGGACTATTGGAAGAGAAGCTTTTTACCGACATTCCCCGCGAATTCAGAGACCCTTCTGGCTACATTGTTCTGGTCTGCAAGAAAGCAAGAAGAGAAAGCTTGTTCCACAAGTTTCGTGTCGTCCACGAAGGTTCCATTCGAATAGTCTTCTCCCCTTACATCAAGATATGTTCTTGGGAATTCTGCGTGACGTGCCACGAAGTGTTCATTAGCAGAAGGCATTTGGTTCCTAATGTGAATCAAATTGGCGATGCCATATCAAAGTTCCGGGATTTCGCAGCCAATAATAATGACAACAATAATGTTGCTGCTGAGGAGTTTCAAGAAAGTAGCAGTAAGTTGGTTGCAGTAACACAAGAATTGGCTAAGAAATTGGAAGTTCCAATGCTTGATGATTATTCGGGGTTTGCTAAGAGCTATGTTAGGTGCCTTCAATTATCAGAAGTTGGGAACTCTATGAAAGACATGATTGATTTCAGCATACGGAATAAGATTGGACCTATTGAGAGCTTGGCCAAATTCCCAAAGAAACTTAGAATTGGTGATCATGGTGAAGATCAATTGCAGCAACAACAGCAGCATCAAAACGGGAATCATGATTTGAATAATGGTGGTAGGAACAATGGAAACACACCTGGTATGCAAATTGGTTCTTCTAGTTGA